One window of Chloroflexus aggregans DSM 9485 genomic DNA carries:
- a CDS encoding ABC transporter ATP-binding protein: MIEAIQLGKQFGDFVAVRDLTLTVQPGELVALLGPNGAGKTTTVRMLAAILPPSSGQARICGYDVVRDAQRVRGMVGLLTEYPGLYGRMAALEYLAFFGALLGLDAVQCRQRSEALLRQFGLWEVRDRNLESFSKGMRQKMALIRAMIHDPPVLFLDEPTTAMDPQSARTVRDAIGELRGAKRSILLTTHNLSEAEELADRIAIIRGGQIVAVGPFAELSRQLLGDPAFELIVARPADQARALAVVRELVAAEVVGHDRIVWQTAEPHLLNPAIVNRLITAGIAVYSLSEQPRRLEDLYLRIVAEDEAVPALSARG; this comes from the coding sequence ATGATCGAAGCAATTCAGCTCGGTAAGCAATTTGGTGATTTTGTCGCGGTACGTGATCTCACGCTCACCGTACAGCCGGGAGAGTTGGTGGCTTTGCTCGGTCCAAATGGGGCCGGTAAGACAACTACCGTGCGTATGTTGGCGGCGATCTTGCCGCCGAGTAGCGGTCAAGCCCGGATCTGCGGTTATGACGTTGTGCGTGATGCACAACGAGTGCGTGGTATGGTGGGTCTCCTGACCGAATATCCCGGTTTGTACGGACGAATGGCCGCGCTCGAATATTTGGCCTTTTTCGGCGCGCTGCTTGGTCTCGATGCCGTGCAGTGCCGTCAGCGCAGTGAAGCCCTCTTGCGCCAGTTTGGCCTCTGGGAGGTGCGCGACCGTAATCTGGAAAGCTTCTCGAAGGGTATGCGCCAGAAGATGGCATTGATCCGGGCTATGATTCACGATCCGCCGGTGCTGTTTCTTGATGAACCGACGACGGCGATGGATCCGCAGAGTGCGCGCACGGTCCGCGATGCCATCGGCGAGTTACGTGGCGCGAAACGGAGTATCTTGCTCACCACGCATAATCTGAGTGAAGCCGAGGAATTGGCCGACCGGATCGCGATTATTCGCGGTGGTCAGATTGTCGCAGTTGGCCCCTTCGCCGAACTTAGTCGCCAGTTGTTGGGAGATCCGGCGTTTGAACTGATCGTAGCCCGGCCTGCCGATCAAGCCCGCGCATTGGCAGTGGTGCGCGAATTGGTGGCTGCGGAAGTAGTTGGGCATGACCGAATCGTGTGGCAAACTGCCGAACCACATCTGCTTAATCCGGCGATCGTGAATCGGTTGATTACGGCTGGAATTGCGGTCTACAGTCTATCTGAACAGCCTCGCCGGCTAGAGGACCTCTATCTACGGATTGTGGCCGAAGATGAAGCAGTTCCGGCGCTATCTGCACGGGGATGA
- the glnA gene encoding type I glutamate--ammonia ligase, producing the protein MTMDAKDVIELIKAKGIQIVDTRFTDLFGGWQHYSLPASRLTEDMIREGLGFDGSSIKGFQAINESDMLMVPDPSTAFIDPTLSIPTLVLICDIIDPITRQPYSRDPRTVAKKAEAYLKTTGIADTAYFGPEAEFFLFSDVRFGQSANQGFYYIDSPEAVWNTGAEVPGGNKGYRIRHKEGYFPVPPTDTLQDIRSEMILKMMEIGIEIELHHHEVATAGQCEIDMRFDSLVNMADKVQKYKYIVRNVARAHGYSATFMPKPIFGDNGSGMHTHQSLWKGGEPLFFDETQYALLSKTAQYYIGGILKHAPALLAICAPTTNSYRRLVPGFEAPINLVYSMRNRSAAIRIPTYSSSPKARRIEFRAPDAMCNPYLAFAAMLLAGLDGIQNKIEPPPPLDVDIYELSPEEKADIRGTPGSLNEALDALERDYHFLLKGDVFTPDLLETYIETKRKEAVGLALRPHPYEFMMYYDA; encoded by the coding sequence ATGACTATGGATGCGAAGGACGTCATTGAACTGATCAAAGCGAAAGGTATTCAGATTGTTGACACGCGTTTTACCGACCTTTTTGGTGGGTGGCAGCACTACTCGCTACCGGCCTCGCGGTTGACCGAGGATATGATCCGTGAGGGGTTAGGTTTTGATGGCTCGTCGATCAAGGGTTTTCAGGCGATCAATGAGAGTGATATGCTGATGGTGCCCGACCCTTCGACCGCCTTTATCGATCCGACCCTCAGTATCCCGACGCTGGTGCTGATCTGCGATATTATCGATCCGATCACCCGCCAGCCCTACAGCCGTGATCCGCGCACGGTGGCGAAGAAGGCGGAAGCGTATCTGAAGACAACCGGTATTGCCGATACAGCCTACTTTGGGCCAGAAGCGGAGTTTTTCCTCTTTAGTGATGTGCGCTTCGGTCAGAGCGCCAATCAGGGCTTCTACTACATTGATAGCCCCGAAGCGGTGTGGAACACGGGAGCTGAAGTGCCGGGGGGGAACAAAGGGTACCGCATCCGCCACAAAGAGGGCTACTTCCCGGTACCACCGACCGACACCCTACAAGACATCCGCTCGGAGATGATCCTGAAGATGATGGAGATCGGGATCGAGATCGAGCTACACCACCACGAGGTCGCTACCGCCGGCCAGTGCGAGATCGACATGCGCTTCGACTCATTGGTCAATATGGCCGATAAGGTGCAAAAATATAAATACATTGTGCGCAATGTGGCTCGCGCGCACGGGTACAGCGCAACGTTTATGCCCAAGCCGATCTTTGGCGACAACGGTTCGGGAATGCACACGCACCAGAGCTTGTGGAAAGGTGGTGAGCCGCTCTTCTTCGATGAAACCCAGTACGCGCTGTTGTCAAAGACGGCACAATACTATATTGGTGGTATCCTCAAACACGCACCGGCATTATTAGCGATCTGTGCGCCGACTACCAACAGCTATCGGCGATTGGTTCCGGGCTTCGAGGCGCCGATCAATCTCGTCTACTCGATGCGCAACCGTTCGGCGGCCATCCGCATCCCAACCTACAGCTCATCGCCGAAGGCACGCCGGATCGAATTCCGCGCCCCTGATGCCATGTGTAACCCCTATTTGGCCTTTGCCGCTATGTTGCTGGCCGGTCTTGACGGTATCCAGAACAAGATCGAGCCGCCGCCACCGCTCGATGTGGATATCTACGAGTTGTCGCCTGAAGAGAAGGCTGACATTCGCGGTACCCCTGGTTCGCTCAACGAGGCTTTGGATGCACTGGAGCGCGACTACCACTTCTTGTTGAAGGGAGATGTCTTCACTCCCGATTTGCTCGAAACGTATATCGAGACAAAGCGCAAAGAGGCAGTCGGCTTGGCCTTACGCCCACACCCCTATGAGTTCATGATGTATTACGACGCCTAA
- a CDS encoding inositol-3-phosphate synthase, protein MSKKIRVAIIGVGNCASSLVQGVHYYRNARDGDDIPGLMHVNLGGYHIGDIEFSAAFDIADTKVDRDLAEAIFAEPNNTYRFADVPKLGVPVSRGMTHDGIGKYLSTVIRKSKRDTDDIVRILRDTGTDVVVNFLPVGSEMATKWYVEQVLDAGCAFINCIPVFIASQEYWRRRFEEKGLPIIGDDIKSQVGATITHRVLTTLFKERGVRLDRTYQLNFGGNTDFLNMLERERLESKKISKTNAVTSQLGYELPAENVHVGPSDYVPWLGDRKWCYIRMEGTTFGDVPLNLELKLEVWDSPNSAGVVIDAIRCAKLALDRGIGGALYGPSSYFMKTPPRQFTDYEARELTERFIRGEAGAK, encoded by the coding sequence GTGAGTAAGAAAATCCGTGTTGCGATTATTGGCGTTGGTAATTGCGCCTCTTCATTGGTGCAAGGAGTTCATTACTACCGCAATGCCCGCGATGGCGATGACATCCCCGGCCTGATGCACGTCAATCTTGGCGGCTACCACATTGGCGACATTGAGTTTTCGGCGGCGTTCGACATTGCCGACACCAAGGTCGATCGCGATCTAGCCGAGGCGATCTTCGCCGAACCAAACAACACCTACCGCTTCGCCGACGTGCCGAAGCTGGGCGTCCCCGTCTCGCGCGGGATGACGCACGACGGCATCGGTAAGTATCTGAGCACGGTGATCCGTAAGTCGAAGCGCGATACGGATGATATTGTGCGCATTCTGCGCGACACCGGCACCGATGTGGTCGTCAATTTTCTCCCTGTCGGCAGTGAGATGGCGACGAAATGGTACGTCGAGCAGGTCCTCGATGCCGGTTGTGCCTTTATTAACTGCATTCCAGTCTTCATCGCCAGCCAAGAGTATTGGCGGCGGCGGTTTGAAGAGAAGGGTCTCCCGATTATCGGCGACGATATCAAGAGCCAAGTCGGCGCGACCATTACCCATCGTGTGCTGACCACCCTCTTCAAAGAGCGCGGCGTGCGCCTTGACCGCACCTACCAACTGAACTTTGGCGGCAATACCGATTTTCTCAATATGCTTGAGCGCGAGCGGCTCGAGAGCAAGAAGATCAGCAAGACGAATGCGGTCACGTCACAGTTGGGCTACGAACTGCCGGCAGAGAATGTTCACGTCGGGCCAAGCGACTACGTACCGTGGCTCGGCGACCGCAAGTGGTGCTATATCCGTATGGAAGGCACTACCTTCGGCGATGTACCGCTTAACCTCGAACTGAAATTGGAGGTGTGGGATTCGCCGAACTCGGCGGGAGTGGTGATCGACGCCATTCGCTGCGCTAAGTTAGCCCTCGACCGGGGGATCGGTGGCGCACTCTACGGACCGAGTAGTTACTTTATGAAGACGCCACCGCGCCAGTTTACCGATTACGAGGCGCGGGAACTCACCGAACGCTTTATTCGCGGTGAGGCGGGAGCAAAGTAA
- a CDS encoding glycosyltransferase family 2 protein, with protein MKLIVQIPALNERDTIADVIRAIPRQIPGVDQVEVLLIDDGCTDDTVTVALAAGADHVVRHTANKGLATAYQTGIDTALRLGADIIVNTDADNQYPGSEIPRLIAPILAGKADIVIGDRQVHQLEHFSPLKKALQHVGSAVVRWASETNVPDTVSGFRALSREAALRTFVTSDFSYTVENLIQAGKRRLTIVAVPITTNPVQRPSRLHRGNWNFIKRQAAIIARTYTTYEPLKVFSYIALFFATPGVILLAWAAFVFIGRRLNILSATNDQSLLVGSVLVLMALIIFLIGLLADRVGGVRRLQEEILYRTRVNLVEQEAWRRTISARLDRIERALGVTIDDEQDETVAKDSQSPTRP; from the coding sequence ATGAAACTGATTGTGCAGATTCCGGCCCTCAACGAACGCGATACCATTGCCGACGTCATCCGTGCCATTCCCCGCCAGATACCCGGGGTGGATCAGGTTGAGGTACTGCTGATCGATGATGGTTGCACCGACGATACGGTCACTGTGGCCTTAGCCGCCGGAGCCGATCATGTTGTGCGCCATACCGCCAACAAAGGTTTAGCCACCGCTTACCAGACCGGTATTGATACTGCGCTTCGCCTTGGGGCGGACATCATCGTGAACACCGACGCCGACAACCAATATCCCGGTAGCGAGATTCCGCGTCTTATCGCACCGATTCTCGCCGGCAAAGCCGATATTGTGATCGGTGATCGACAAGTGCATCAGCTCGAGCACTTTTCACCACTTAAAAAAGCTCTGCAACACGTGGGTAGTGCGGTAGTACGTTGGGCTTCGGAAACAAATGTCCCCGATACGGTTTCCGGCTTTCGCGCCCTCTCACGCGAAGCTGCGTTGCGCACCTTCGTCACCTCCGACTTTTCCTATACCGTTGAGAATCTGATCCAAGCCGGTAAGCGGCGGTTGACGATTGTCGCCGTGCCGATCACGACCAACCCGGTGCAGCGACCATCGCGGTTACACCGTGGTAACTGGAACTTTATTAAGCGGCAGGCGGCGATCATCGCCCGTACCTACACCACCTACGAACCGCTCAAGGTTTTCAGTTATATCGCTCTTTTCTTTGCAACGCCCGGTGTCATCCTGCTGGCGTGGGCGGCCTTTGTTTTCATTGGGCGCCGGCTCAATATCCTGTCGGCAACGAACGATCAATCGTTGCTGGTCGGGAGCGTGTTGGTGTTGATGGCGCTGATTATCTTTTTGATCGGACTATTGGCCGACCGCGTCGGCGGTGTACGCCGGCTGCAAGAAGAGATTCTCTATCGCACGCGCGTCAATCTGGTCGAGCAAGAGGCATGGCGACGCACAATCAGCGCCCGTCTCGACCGAATCGAGCGGGCGCTGGGAGTGACCATCGACGACGAGCAAGATGAGACCGTAGCTAAGGATTCACAGTCGCCGACGCGACCATAA
- the nirK gene encoding copper-containing nitrite reductase, whose amino-acid sequence MIRRIIITLVATLLTACAAIHSPTGVQMPVLPTVAPAMEVTHDVMLPANAVPAPVGARPVQTVTVALTTREVVGYLGDGSTYTFWTFNGTVPDPMIRVRVGDTVELALTNATDSMLPHSIDLHAVTGPGGGTVATQVAPDQTKRFRFKALNPGVYVYHCATPHIPSHIANGMYGLIVVEPEGGLPPVDREFYIMQGDFYTQQAHGTQGHLTFNPVAVKDENPTYIVFNGRAGGLTGDNAMKARVGETMRLFVGVGGPNVSNNFHVIGEIFDTVYVEGGSLQNHNVQTTMIPAGGAVIIEFKPEVPGTYILVDHALSRSIDKGVIAKIVVEGEPNPSVFDAEEINTAGH is encoded by the coding sequence ATGATCCGCCGAATCATAATTACTCTGGTCGCGACACTGCTGACCGCTTGTGCAGCAATACACTCCCCAACCGGTGTGCAGATGCCAGTCTTACCAACCGTCGCCCCGGCGATGGAAGTGACGCACGATGTGATGCTGCCGGCCAATGCTGTACCGGCGCCGGTTGGCGCGCGCCCGGTGCAGACGGTGACGGTTGCATTGACGACGCGCGAGGTGGTGGGGTATCTCGGTGATGGAAGTACGTATACCTTCTGGACATTCAACGGCACGGTACCCGACCCGATGATCCGTGTGCGGGTCGGTGATACGGTCGAGCTGGCGTTAACCAATGCCACCGATAGCATGTTGCCGCACTCTATCGATCTGCACGCGGTGACCGGACCGGGCGGCGGTACAGTTGCCACGCAAGTTGCTCCTGACCAAACCAAGCGTTTTCGCTTCAAGGCGCTCAACCCCGGCGTGTACGTCTATCACTGCGCGACGCCGCACATTCCGTCGCATATCGCCAATGGCATGTATGGACTGATCGTGGTCGAACCGGAAGGTGGTCTGCCACCGGTCGATCGTGAGTTCTACATCATGCAAGGTGATTTCTACACGCAACAAGCCCACGGTACGCAGGGGCACCTGACCTTTAATCCGGTGGCGGTGAAGGATGAAAACCCGACCTACATCGTCTTTAATGGGCGGGCGGGCGGCCTGACCGGCGATAACGCGATGAAGGCGCGGGTTGGCGAGACGATGCGGTTGTTTGTTGGCGTGGGTGGCCCGAACGTGAGTAACAACTTCCACGTGATCGGCGAAATCTTCGATACGGTGTACGTCGAAGGTGGCAGTTTGCAGAACCACAATGTTCAGACGACGATGATCCCGGCGGGTGGTGCGGTGATTATCGAGTTCAAACCGGAAGTGCCCGGCACCTATATCTTAGTCGATCACGCGCTCAGTCGTTCGATTGACAAGGGGGTGATTGCCAAGATCGTGGTAGAAGGCGAGCCTAACCCCTCCGTATTCGATGCTGAAGAGATTAATACCGCCGGTCATTAG
- a CDS encoding HpcH/HpaI aldolase family protein: MIDTIRQQWTSGAVVYNAWLTIPSPWSAELLATAGFPSLTIDLQHGLIDDPTALQILHTIDQRRCPVFVRLAWNEPAAIMRALDRGAAGIIAPLINGPDDARALVAACRFPPEGIRSYGPVRVGVAHGVAEPAAVARLPVLMPMIETANAMEQLEAIAEVPGIDGLYVGPADLSLSLGLPVPVDFSAPSFRAALSRIVAVCRQRGLATGIYANPDLAADLAALGFNFITIVNDGDLIMKGAVAALQTVRA; the protein is encoded by the coding sequence ATGATCGATACGATCCGCCAACAGTGGACCAGCGGCGCCGTCGTCTACAATGCGTGGCTGACCATCCCTAGCCCGTGGAGCGCCGAATTACTCGCTACCGCCGGCTTCCCTTCGCTCACCATCGATTTACAGCACGGCCTCATTGACGACCCGACCGCATTGCAGATTCTGCACACCATCGATCAGCGCCGCTGTCCGGTATTTGTACGGTTAGCGTGGAACGAACCGGCAGCGATTATGCGAGCATTAGACCGCGGCGCAGCCGGGATTATCGCGCCGCTGATCAATGGCCCCGACGATGCACGGGCATTGGTTGCAGCCTGCCGCTTTCCGCCGGAAGGCATCCGTAGCTATGGCCCGGTGCGGGTCGGGGTGGCTCATGGCGTCGCCGAACCGGCTGCGGTGGCACGGCTGCCGGTGCTGATGCCGATGATCGAGACGGCAAACGCGATGGAGCAGCTTGAGGCAATTGCCGAGGTACCCGGCATTGATGGCCTCTACGTCGGGCCGGCCGACCTGAGTTTGAGCCTCGGCCTACCGGTGCCGGTCGATTTTTCCGCACCTTCCTTCCGGGCTGCACTCAGCCGGATCGTCGCCGTCTGCCGGCAACGTGGGCTTGCAACCGGCATCTACGCCAACCCCGATCTCGCCGCCGATTTGGCCGCACTCGGCTTCAATTTCATCACGATTGTGAATGATGGGGATTTGATTATGAAAGGGGCTGTTGCCGCTTTGCAAACGGTACGGGCATAG
- a CDS encoding Crp/Fnr family transcriptional regulator yields the protein MSNERVAQLRRVSFCTHLPDHVVQALAMIAQPRSYQSGAVIVLAGEPPQAMYTIVAGRVKLVRIALNGREQIVNVMGAGQHFNTVPIFDHGPCPVNVQAITDVDLLVLPIDDMRRLVVEHPLLAMALLREFAGRLCHMVNLIDNIALHSVQGRLAQLLLNRAIASEQGEFVAPLTQAEMAAMIDTVREMVSRTLHQFEAQGLIRIERGAIAICDREGLAACAES from the coding sequence TTGAGCAACGAACGAGTAGCCCAATTGCGCCGAGTGAGCTTCTGCACTCACCTGCCCGATCATGTCGTGCAGGCGTTAGCGATGATTGCCCAACCGCGCTCGTATCAGTCGGGTGCTGTGATTGTGCTAGCCGGCGAACCACCGCAGGCGATGTACACGATTGTTGCCGGACGGGTAAAGTTGGTGCGCATTGCCCTCAATGGCCGCGAGCAGATCGTCAATGTCATGGGGGCCGGTCAGCATTTCAATACCGTGCCAATATTTGACCACGGCCCATGTCCGGTCAATGTTCAAGCGATTACCGACGTTGATCTGCTCGTACTGCCGATTGATGATATGCGCCGGTTGGTCGTCGAGCATCCGCTGCTGGCGATGGCGTTACTGCGCGAATTTGCCGGCCGCTTATGCCACATGGTCAATCTGATCGATAATATTGCCCTGCACAGCGTGCAGGGCCGTTTGGCACAATTGTTGCTTAATCGAGCGATTGCTTCTGAACAGGGTGAGTTTGTCGCTCCGCTCACCCAAGCCGAAATGGCAGCGATGATCGATACCGTGCGCGAAATGGTGAGCCGTACCCTTCATCAGTTTGAAGCACAAGGCCTGATCCGCATCGAACGCGGTGCAATCGCGATCTGTGATCGCGAAGGCTTGGCAGCATGTGCGGAATCCTAG